agtttataactactgaaaaatctatttaatttactttttatttaaaaaattatatttaataagcaaGTAATCTTATTTGAATAACTacactaaaaaataattaaaatttgcttacCTAGTTAtaggaataaaattacaattaaattgaattgaatattttttaaaataatataattacatttatttaaattaaatgtatttttaatagaaaatacaaaaaaaaaaaaattataatattcaatattattttattaaatacatttatctaTAACTATATTCGCTTTTTTTCGCACTTATCATGAGTAACTGACAAAATATGGGGAGtggtaaagtaaaataattatttaatttttatattaatcattttatatttttttatcaaaatttatacttataaatacaatatcaataaatttaattaattaaaatgttataagaaACTAACTTTCTATACATCtagctttattattatttacaatttaaataaagtaatcaTCTATTATGactataaaattactaaagaTGGCAGCACATAAGTTGAGATTGTGTACTAAGTTTAATCTGTAAATCTATGTTATAGGTTAAATATGAGTGTACGATTAAAACAGTTGTACTCGTTTCAtttatcaacaaatttttgaaaacgattaaaaaaaaataagtcgtTTAGAGAAACACGaactaataatagaaaatgggTGTACCAGCATTTTTTAGATGGTTGAGTCGAAAATATCCTTCTGTAATTGTAGAATGTATCGAACAGAAGGTAggttagattatttatttggacgaagaatatttttcttacaatatctatataaaatattatgattttatagcCGATAACTACAAATGGTATACGAGTACCAGTGAATTCGGCTGAACCAAATCCAAATggaatagaatttgataaCTTATACCTTGATATGAATGGTATTATACATCCTTGTACTCATCCTGAAGATAGGTAAATATttggagaaataaatattaatttatatattaataattattatataatataagataattaaattactatgtaataataaatattttttaagaccTGCACCACAAAATGAGGATGAAATGATGGAAGCTATTTTTGAATGCATTGACCGTTTATTTCGCATTGTAAGACCAAGAAAATTACTTTACATGGCAATTGATGGAGTTGTAAGTGTTTATCTGATTATTGGAATCTAATTGTATTACtgattataaaagtaattatatatgtgttaTATTCATAGGCACCCAGAGCAAAAATGAATCAACAAAGATCAAGACGATTTAGAGCATCAAAAGAAGCAAgtgaaaaaattaacgaaataaaaagaatacgtTCTGAATTATCTCTTAAAGGAGCATCTTTACCTCCTGAAAAACCAAAAGAAGAGCATTTTGATAGCAATTGCATTACACcggtttatataaaatttcattattaaattttatatacaaaaaacaattttgtatcttaattcaattttaggGCACACCATTTATGGCAAGATTATCAAAATGtttgcattattatatacatgacCGTTTAAACAATGATTCTGGatggagaaatataaaagtaattttgagCGATGCAAATGTGCCAGGAGAAGGAGAACATAAAATAATGGATTTTATACGTAGACAAAGAGGTAAGTAAACAATTAGACGAGGAATCCattctcccctcccttttATTGTTTcctatttaagatattattatatggtaTTATTATAAGGTATTGTTATATacacatgaaaaattaaatttaaaatttttttatttacatataaaagcaCAACCTGATCATGATCCTAATACACAACACGTTTTATGTGGAGCTGATGCTGATTTAATTATGTTGGGTCTTGCAACTCATGAAcctaattttactattattcgTGAAGAGTTTAAGCCAAATAAACCAAAACCATGTGATATATGTGGTCAATTAGGACATGAAATGCAGGAATGTACGGGTGCAGAGCCTAATCAGAGGGAAGAAGGGAATACTTTTGGATCTGAATGCCAGTACATATTTGTGCGATTAAACGTACTCAgagaatatttagaaagagAATTGCAAATGCCTAATCTACCATTTAAATACGATTTCGAGCGAGTTATCGATGATTGGGTGTTCATGTGTTTCTTCGTAGGAAACGATTTTCTTCCTCACCTTCCATCTTTGGAAATTAGAGAAGGGGCAATAGATAGacttgttaatttatataaaaaaacagtaTATAAAACAGGAGTACGTAAtgtatattaaagataaaagtaaagaaataatgttttatataattatgtaaaattttatgattatttttttgtttttgaaaatttttatttttaaaatacgaaatcaataattataataaatgaataaaaattaatctaataaaaatcagttataatataaatcagtaCACTAAACAAAGTGaggaatattcaataataataatttttattattaattatagggATTTTTAACAGATAGTGGAGATGTTAATTTAGACAGAGTTCAACTTATAATGTCTGAATTAGGCGATgttgaagatgaaattttcaagaaaaggCAACAGAATGAATTAGCCTACAAACAAcgtgaaaaagataaaaagagaagatTATTGggaattagtaataataaaccAAAATGGATTCCTACGGGACAATTTGCACCGACCGTacgtttttcttaatatttataaacgatttttaatttttttaataactttaataatttttattacatcttcGTTACAGCGTATTGGTGAACAGATCAAACCAGTACAAAATGCACGTTACGAAGCTTATCAAATGCGTATTCATGGTCAAAATTATCATACAAGTGAAAAAGGAAATGCTAAGGAGATGTTAGAAAGTATGATACGTCCTGAAGTATgatctatatttctatttttatttttgtgtatattttttacatatttatatatcgtatttatatatcgattgtTTATAGAATTCGACTGATCATgaacgaaaacgaaaaagTGAAGTATTTGAAGACGATTCAGATGATGATCAATCTCACGATGAAGTTAGATTATGGGAAGATGGTTTTAAAGATCGTTATTATGAATCAAAATTTGATGTATCTCCTGATAATTTGGTATTCAGGTGAGaatatttcatgatataattatattatattccataaaatttgaattttaaattttattcatttatatacagaaataatGTAGCATTACAATATGTACGTGGTTTGTGTTGGGttttacgatattattatcaagGTTGTGCTTCATGGAAATGGTATTTTCCATATCATTATGCTCCATTTGCTAgcgatttcattaatattggtGGTCTTTCTACCGAATTTGAAAAAGGAACTATACCAGTAAGtatttgaagaaagaaatcgaataattaatacattattacagcgaaatttattatttttcttttgaacatTTTAGTTCCGTCCATTAGAACAATTGATGGGTGTATTTCCAGCGGCAAGTAGTAAACACGTTCCTGCACCGTGGGCAAAATTAATGAGTGATCCAGTGAGTGGAAATTGcacatgtataaataaaataaaaaaataattttgatatttatcaattttttaattttaataactttataactttatttagaaatcaccaattattgatttttatccagaagattttaaaattgatttaaatggtaaaaaatttGCTTGGCAAGGAGTAGCTTTACTTCCTTTCGTGGATGAAAAACGTTTATTCAAAGCACTAGAGCCATATTACGATTGTTTGACAGAAGCAGAAAGTatgctaaatttttattattaataattttgtaagtatataatttttttaatatttatggtataaaatttgtattggtGTTTTAGAAATACGAAATGTTCGAGGAGACGATCGATTATATGTAGGACTCGGTAATAGcggttataattttatgaagggACTTTATACGAATCATGTACGATCCGATGCAGAAACTTCAATATGTATAGATGGTATGCGAGGTACGGTTTTATTGACAGACGATTGTGTCGGAGACGGAGCTACTTTACCTTCGCCCATAAACGGATTATTACCAATTAGGAATAATAAAGTGTAttggtatatataaaatatattagattctcttttcatttatttatttctaaaataaaaatataaatctatttttctgtTACAGTATTAAATTCAGAGATCCAAAATAtagtagtaattttattttccctgcaaaaaaattgaagggTGTTAGAGAACCACCAAAAGTTTTGAAACCTCAAGATTTTGATCAAATGAATCGTAACACTGGAAATACTTGGAAACCACAAATTGGTTTCACTCCCTCGACACAAATAGCTTCATTAACCGAGGCAGGCAAAAGAATACTTGGGTAAGTTATAacgacaaaatttttatgctttttttttttttttttaatatcaatttagcaatattaaatatattttttattcgcagGCATTATACGAATCATAATAGAGTGCCACCATCATACAACCCAATACCAATACCACAAACATTATATTCACAGCATCACGGTGAgtcaatgtatattttaatattttaaaattaatttatcgatttcaaaatatcgttcatatttaaacaaaaactaaataaaaagaaaagaaatatacataacATAAGTTTGACTTatgttagaaaataaatcgattgtCATGAATTAAGTTCAgat
This DNA window, taken from Apis cerana isolate GH-2021 linkage group LG5, AcerK_1.0, whole genome shotgun sequence, encodes the following:
- the LOC107994411 gene encoding 5'-3' exoribonuclease 2 homolog, with protein sequence MGVPAFFRWLSRKYPSVIVECIEQKPITTNGIRVPVNSAEPNPNGIEFDNLYLDMNGIIHPCTHPEDRPAPQNEDEMMEAIFECIDRLFRIVRPRKLLYMAIDGVAPRAKMNQQRSRRFRASKEASEKINEIKRIRSELSLKGASLPPEKPKEEHFDSNCITPGTPFMARLSKCLHYYIHDRLNNDSGWRNIKVILSDANVPGEGEHKIMDFIRRQRAQPDHDPNTQHVLCGADADLIMLGLATHEPNFTIIREEFKPNKPKPCDICGQLGHEMQECTGAEPNQREEGNTFGSECQYIFVRLNVLREYLERELQMPNLPFKYDFERVIDDWVFMCFFVGNDFLPHLPSLEIREGAIDRLVNLYKKTVYKTGGFLTDSGDVNLDRVQLIMSELGDVEDEIFKKRQQNELAYKQREKDKKRRLLGISNNKPKWIPTGQFAPTRIGEQIKPVQNARYEAYQMRIHGQNYHTSEKGNAKEMLESMIRPENSTDHERKRKSEVFEDDSDDDQSHDEVRLWEDGFKDRYYESKFDVSPDNLVFRNNVALQYVRGLCWVLRYYYQGCASWKWYFPYHYAPFASDFINIGGLSTEFEKGTIPFRPLEQLMGVFPAASSKHVPAPWAKLMSDPKSPIIDFYPEDFKIDLNGKKFAWQGVALLPFVDEKRLFKALEPYYDCLTEAEKIRNVRGDDRLYVGLGNSGYNFMKGLYTNHVRSDAETSICIDGMRGTVLLTDDCVGDGATLPSPINGLLPIRNNKVYCIKFRDPKYSSNFIFPAKKLKGVREPPKVLKPQDFDQMNRNTGNTWKPQIGFTPSTQIASLTEAGKRILGHYTNHNRVPPSYNPIPIPQTLYSQHHGYQSTNYQGGYDAGHNQVAMVPGPWARGYGTPHNYHQRYPEYQQKNNYNVQPYGRNNYQNPQYNSYGSQYNQQRNYSSNYQGNSGESGGSRGGGWRRST